A genome region from Micromonospora peucetia includes the following:
- a CDS encoding FGGY family carbohydrate kinase has protein sequence MNILALDLGTSSVRGLVLDADARPLPGALARRRVSLVVHDDGTGTLDGPGYLACLVECLDELAAGGHLRDVSLVATSAQWHSVVPVGADGVPLGPVLTWLDTRPAALAGASGPADPADFHRRTGTWWHRCYWSVRLPWLREHTGGRIARFAGLAEYVLGELLDSAPMSISQASGTGLLDLRTLDWDAEACELAGSRAGELPELAPTRWRGRLRPAYARRWPQLTDAPWAGPVGDGAASNVGSGCVEPDRVAVTVGTSAAVRLVQRVPAGEAMPLLPEALWRYRVDHDHVVTGAAYSSGGNLFAWADRELRLPEGAELEAALARVPPDGGRPVNVRFGGDRPPGLAPAGSGELRGLSFGSTAVEMLAGLMRGLCDLVAEDLVGLESTVDKPVEVVLGGGAVAASRWWRTTFAAALAPRAVWYGRNPEVGASGAALVASGRVGDASRLAAIVRTDEPDSPS, from the coding sequence ATGAACATTCTCGCGCTGGACCTGGGCACCTCCTCGGTACGCGGACTCGTGCTGGACGCGGACGCCCGCCCGCTGCCCGGTGCGCTGGCCCGGCGCAGGGTGAGCCTCGTCGTGCACGACGACGGCACCGGCACCCTGGACGGCCCCGGCTACCTGGCCTGCCTGGTTGAGTGCCTGGACGAGCTGGCCGCTGGCGGCCACCTGCGTGACGTGTCACTGGTGGCGACGTCCGCGCAGTGGCACTCCGTGGTTCCCGTCGGCGCCGACGGTGTGCCCCTCGGGCCGGTGCTGACCTGGCTGGACACCCGACCGGCGGCCCTCGCCGGGGCGAGCGGGCCGGCCGACCCGGCCGACTTCCACCGGCGCACCGGCACGTGGTGGCACCGCTGTTACTGGTCGGTCCGGCTGCCCTGGCTGCGGGAGCACACCGGTGGCCGGATCGCCCGGTTCGCCGGGCTGGCCGAGTACGTGTTGGGCGAGCTGCTCGACTCGGCACCCATGTCGATCTCCCAGGCCTCCGGCACGGGCCTGCTGGACCTGCGGACGCTGGACTGGGACGCCGAGGCCTGCGAGCTGGCCGGCAGCCGTGCCGGCGAGCTGCCCGAGCTGGCCCCGACGAGGTGGCGCGGCCGGCTGCGGCCGGCGTACGCGCGGCGCTGGCCGCAGCTCACCGACGCGCCGTGGGCGGGTCCGGTCGGCGACGGCGCGGCGTCGAACGTCGGCTCTGGCTGCGTCGAGCCGGACCGGGTCGCGGTGACGGTCGGCACGTCGGCGGCGGTCCGGCTGGTGCAGCGCGTCCCGGCGGGGGAGGCCATGCCGCTGCTGCCCGAAGCGCTCTGGCGCTACCGGGTCGACCACGACCACGTGGTGACCGGCGCCGCCTACTCCTCCGGCGGCAATCTCTTCGCCTGGGCCGACCGGGAGCTGCGGCTGCCCGAGGGTGCCGAGCTGGAGGCCGCCCTGGCCCGGGTGCCGCCCGACGGCGGCCGGCCGGTCAACGTCCGCTTCGGCGGCGACCGGCCGCCCGGCCTGGCCCCGGCGGGGTCGGGCGAACTGCGGGGCCTGAGCTTCGGCAGCACGGCGGTGGAGATGCTGGCCGGGCTGATGCGAGGGCTGTGCGACCTGGTCGCCGAGGACCTCGTCGGGCTGGAGTCCACCGTCGACAAGCCGGTCGAGGTGGTGCTCGGTGGGGGAGCGGTGGCCGCCTCGCGCTGGTGGCGTACGACGTTCGCCGCGGCGCTCGCGCCCCGGGCGGTGTGGTACGGACGCAACCCGGAGGTCGGGGCGAGCGGCGCGGCGCTGGTGGCGTCGGGCCGCGTGGGTGACGCCTCCCGGCTCGCGGCCATCGTCCGGACGGACGAACCCGACTCACCCTCCTGA
- a CDS encoding roadblock/LC7 domain-containing protein → MTTLSREARDLSWLVSGFAERVPGVVHAIVVSSDGLLVAISDHLPRDNADKLAAVTSGLMSITAGAAQMFDGDVVKQTVVEMGRGYFLVMQVRDGSILATLAGADADIGVVGYEMARLAKQAGEMLTPALRAELQQALPR, encoded by the coding sequence ATGACGACGTTGAGCCGGGAGGCCCGCGACCTGAGCTGGCTGGTCAGCGGGTTTGCGGAGCGGGTGCCGGGGGTGGTGCACGCGATCGTGGTCTCCTCCGACGGTCTGCTGGTCGCGATCTCCGACCACCTGCCCAGGGACAACGCCGACAAGCTCGCCGCGGTGACCTCGGGGCTGATGAGCATCACCGCGGGCGCGGCCCAGATGTTCGACGGGGACGTGGTCAAGCAGACGGTCGTCGAGATGGGGCGTGGCTACTTTCTGGTCATGCAGGTGCGCGACGGGTCCATCCTGGCCACCCTGGCCGGGGCGGACGCCGACATCGGCGTGGTCGGCTACGAGATGGCGCGGCTGGCGAAGCAGGCGGGGGAGATGCTGACCCCGGCGCTGCGGGCGGAGTTGCAGCAGGCCCTGCCGCGCTGA
- a CDS encoding SDR family oxidoreductase, with translation MSAQVALVTGANRGIGYEIARGLAAAGMRVLIGARSAQRGREAAEKLAVAGYDVSTVRLDVTDAESVAATARTIEQAYGRLDVLVNNAAVLLDFGIAPSATPLDAVRRTFETNVLGVVAVTNALLPLLRGAPAGRIVNLSSELGSLTAATDPTSPTSRMPMVAYNVSKSAVNAVTVSYANELRDTPIKVNAADPGYCATDMNGGEGDYTPQQGASVAIRLATLPADGPSGGYFNEAGPLPW, from the coding sequence ATGAGCGCACAGGTCGCCCTCGTCACGGGGGCCAACAGGGGAATCGGCTACGAGATCGCGCGGGGACTGGCCGCGGCAGGAATGCGGGTGCTGATCGGCGCCCGGTCGGCGCAGCGGGGCCGGGAGGCGGCCGAGAAGCTCGCCGTCGCCGGGTACGACGTGTCGACGGTGCGCCTCGACGTCACCGACGCGGAGTCGGTCGCTGCCACGGCCCGGACCATCGAGCAGGCGTACGGCCGGCTCGACGTGCTGGTCAACAACGCCGCGGTGCTGCTCGACTTCGGGATCGCCCCGAGCGCCACCCCGCTCGATGCGGTGCGGCGCACCTTCGAGACGAACGTGCTAGGGGTGGTGGCGGTGACCAACGCGCTGCTACCGCTGCTGCGCGGGGCACCGGCCGGACGGATCGTCAACCTGTCCAGCGAACTGGGCTCGCTCACGGCCGCCACCGACCCGACGTCGCCGACCTCCCGGATGCCGATGGTGGCCTACAACGTCTCGAAGAGCGCGGTGAACGCGGTGACCGTCTCCTACGCCAACGAGCTACGGGACACACCGATCAAGGTCAACGCGGCCGACCCTGGCTACTGCGCCACGGACATGAACGGCGGCGAGGGTGATTACACCCCGCAGCAGGGGGCGTCGGTCGCCATCCGGCTGGCGACCCTGCCGGCCGACGGGCCGAGCGGGGGCTACTTCAACGAGGCCGGGCCGCTGCCCTGGTGA
- a CDS encoding glycoside hydrolase family 48 protein → MARRRRLAMVAATALAVGGVTLPAGAAQAAPACDVVYATSDWNNGFTANVTIKNLGDPINGWTLKFAFPGDQRVTQGWSARWSQTGNQVTATSESWNGGLGTGASTSIGFNGLHSGTNPKPTSFSVNGVTCGGAPQQPPTVGLTVPAGPFEAPADVPLSATASDPDGTISKVEFYRNGLLVNTDTTAPYGYTLEDLPAGAYTVQAKAYDNANLTATAERSFTVTAASGPVLVATPSAVSVTEGGSSTVNLKLSAAPTANVPVTLARTGDTDITVSPASVTLTPANWNTGVNVTVAAAEDADTLGGTATLTASATGYAPLAITATEIDNDNGGGDNTYVKRFLDQYGKIKNSGYFSPEGVPYHSIETLIVEAPDHGHETTSEAFSFWLWLEAQYGRVTQNWAPFNNSWTVMEKYIIPSHADQPTAGSAGTAQYAAEHDLPSQYPSQLEPSVPVGQDPLRSELQNTYGTGDIYGMHWLLDVDNTYGYGRCGDGTTRPAYINTFQRGTQESVWETVPQPSCDTFAHGGRNGYLDLFVKEANAPAKQWKYTNAPDADARAVQAAYWALTWAKAQGREADVAATVAKAAKMGDYLRYAMFDKYFKKIGNCVGAATCPAGTGKDSAHYLMSWYYAWGGAYEPNQNWSWRIGSSHNHFGYQNPFAAWALTNVNELKPKSPTAVTDWTKSLERQLEFYTWLQSAEGGIAGGATNSWGGNYGQPPAGTSTFYGMYYDVDPVYNDPPSNQWFGMQAWSMQRIAELYLETGNAKAKALLDKWVPWAVANTTLGTNWSIPSDMRWTGQPTTWNPANPQPNTNLHVEVTVKGQDVGIAAAYARTLIAYAAKSGNAAAKNTAKGLLDALHAASDAQGVSTVEKRGDYRRFDDVYDAGTGQGLYVPPGWTGTMPNGDAIAAGKSFVDIRSFYKNDPAWPKVQAYLDGGPEPEFKYHRFWAQADVAMAYADYGKLFPNG, encoded by the coding sequence CTGGCAAGACGTCGCCGCCTGGCGATGGTCGCCGCCACCGCGCTCGCCGTCGGCGGGGTGACCCTGCCGGCCGGCGCCGCGCAGGCCGCCCCCGCCTGCGACGTGGTCTACGCGACCAGCGACTGGAACAACGGCTTCACCGCCAACGTCACCATCAAGAACCTCGGTGACCCGATCAACGGCTGGACGTTGAAGTTCGCCTTCCCCGGCGACCAGCGGGTGACCCAGGGCTGGTCGGCCAGGTGGAGCCAGACCGGCAACCAGGTCACGGCCACCAGCGAGTCCTGGAACGGCGGCCTCGGCACGGGCGCCTCGACCAGCATCGGCTTCAACGGCTTGCACAGCGGCACCAACCCGAAGCCGACGTCCTTCTCGGTCAACGGCGTGACCTGCGGCGGTGCGCCGCAGCAGCCACCGACGGTCGGGCTGACCGTGCCGGCCGGCCCGTTCGAGGCCCCCGCCGACGTGCCGTTGAGCGCCACCGCCAGCGACCCGGACGGGACGATCAGCAAGGTCGAGTTCTACCGCAACGGCCTGCTGGTCAACACCGACACCACTGCCCCGTACGGCTACACGCTGGAGGACCTGCCCGCCGGCGCGTACACCGTGCAGGCCAAGGCGTACGACAACGCGAACCTGACCGCCACCGCGGAGAGGTCCTTCACCGTCACGGCGGCGTCCGGGCCGGTGCTGGTCGCCACCCCGTCGGCGGTGAGTGTGACCGAGGGCGGCAGCTCGACGGTCAACCTCAAGCTCAGCGCCGCGCCGACGGCCAACGTGCCGGTGACCCTCGCCCGCACCGGTGACACCGACATCACCGTCTCGCCGGCCTCGGTGACGCTGACCCCCGCCAATTGGAACACCGGGGTGAACGTGACCGTCGCGGCGGCGGAGGACGCCGACACGCTCGGCGGTACCGCCACCCTCACCGCCTCAGCCACCGGATACGCGCCGCTGGCGATCACCGCCACCGAGATCGACAACGACAACGGCGGCGGGGACAACACCTACGTCAAGCGGTTCCTCGACCAGTACGGCAAGATCAAGAACTCCGGCTACTTCAGCCCGGAGGGCGTGCCGTACCACTCCATCGAGACGCTGATCGTCGAGGCGCCCGACCACGGGCACGAGACCACCTCCGAGGCGTTCAGCTTCTGGCTCTGGCTGGAGGCCCAGTACGGGCGGGTGACCCAGAACTGGGCGCCGTTCAACAACTCCTGGACGGTGATGGAGAAATACATAATTCCGAGTCACGCCGACCAGCCGACGGCCGGCTCGGCGGGCACCGCGCAGTACGCGGCCGAGCACGACCTGCCCAGCCAGTACCCGTCGCAGCTGGAGCCGTCCGTGCCGGTCGGCCAGGACCCGCTCCGCTCGGAGCTGCAGAACACCTACGGCACCGGTGACATCTACGGCATGCACTGGCTGCTCGACGTGGACAACACCTACGGCTACGGTCGCTGCGGCGACGGCACCACCCGGCCGGCGTACATCAACACCTTCCAGCGGGGCACCCAGGAGTCGGTGTGGGAGACCGTGCCGCAGCCGTCCTGCGACACCTTCGCGCACGGCGGGCGCAACGGCTACCTCGACCTGTTCGTCAAGGAGGCGAACGCGCCGGCGAAGCAGTGGAAGTACACCAACGCCCCCGACGCCGACGCGCGCGCCGTGCAGGCCGCGTACTGGGCCCTGACCTGGGCCAAGGCGCAGGGCAGGGAGGCCGACGTGGCGGCCACCGTGGCCAAGGCCGCGAAGATGGGTGACTACCTGCGGTACGCCATGTTCGACAAGTACTTCAAGAAGATCGGCAACTGTGTCGGGGCGGCCACCTGCCCGGCCGGCACCGGCAAGGACTCGGCGCACTACCTGATGTCCTGGTACTACGCCTGGGGCGGCGCGTACGAGCCGAACCAGAACTGGTCGTGGCGGATCGGCTCCAGCCACAACCACTTCGGCTACCAGAACCCGTTCGCGGCCTGGGCGCTGACCAACGTCAACGAGCTCAAGCCGAAGTCGCCGACCGCGGTCACCGACTGGACCAAGAGCCTGGAGCGGCAGTTGGAGTTCTACACCTGGCTCCAGTCCGCCGAGGGTGGCATCGCCGGCGGCGCGACGAACAGCTGGGGTGGCAACTACGGCCAGCCCCCGGCCGGCACGTCGACCTTCTACGGCATGTACTACGACGTCGACCCGGTCTACAACGACCCGCCGTCGAACCAGTGGTTCGGCATGCAGGCGTGGTCGATGCAGCGCATCGCCGAGCTCTACCTGGAGACCGGCAACGCCAAGGCCAAGGCCCTGCTGGACAAGTGGGTGCCGTGGGCGGTCGCCAACACCACGCTGGGCACCAACTGGTCGATCCCGTCGGACATGAGGTGGACCGGCCAGCCGACCACCTGGAACCCGGCCAACCCGCAGCCCAACACCAACCTGCACGTCGAGGTCACGGTGAAGGGCCAGGACGTCGGCATCGCCGCCGCCTACGCCCGCACCCTGATCGCGTACGCGGCGAAGTCAGGCAACGCGGCGGCGAAGAACACCGCCAAGGGGCTGCTGGACGCCCTGCACGCGGCCAGTGACGCCCAGGGCGTCTCCACTGTGGAGAAGCGCGGCGACTACCGCCGCTTCGACGACGTCTACGACGCCGGCACCGGTCAGGGCCTCTACGTGCCGCCGGGCTGGACGGGGACGATGCCCAACGGTGACGCCATCGCCGCGGGCAAGAGCTTCGTCGACATCCGCTCCTTCTACAAGAACGACCCGGCCTGGCCGAAGGTCCAGGCGTACCTGGACGGCGGCCCCGAGCCGGAGTTCAAGTACCACCGGTTCTGGGCGCAGGCGGACGTCGCCATGGCGTACGCGGACTACGGCAAGCTCTTCCCCAACGGCTGA
- a CDS encoding GH1 family beta-glucosidase, whose amino-acid sequence MSMPTPRPSLGAAPPATAATTGTGPGAVTGGGNGSAGPAPRTDEVPAGGLRFPAGFGWGAATSAYQIEGAAKEDGRGESVWDTFSRTPGRTRNGDTGDVAADHYHRYAEDLDLMHDLGLASYRFSISWPRVQADGTGAANQRGLDFYRRLVDGLHERGIAPMATLFHWDLPQALQDEGGWESRDVAHRFADYAEIVFRALGDRVPVWLTVNEPKTVVQNGYLEGHHAPGRQDPDAAYLVAHHLHLAHGLAVAAHRATGAGRIGPALNLHPCYPADDSPEAARAARLHDGYENRLYLDPILTGRYPQDVLDDLGPDSRLARGVRDGDLATISAPVDLLAVQYYTPYYLTADGTTTRRWPTSQAPWQQIHPDGMYDILTRVTRDYGPIPLTVTENGLPSPDTLDADGTVDDAGRVTFLRDHLAAVHRAVADGVPLESYHVWSLLDNFEWDAGYDERWGLVYVDYQTQRRVLKRSAHWYRQVIAANGI is encoded by the coding sequence ATGTCGATGCCCACCCCGCGCCCGTCCCTCGGCGCCGCGCCGCCCGCCACCGCCGCCACCACCGGCACCGGACCGGGTGCCGTCACGGGCGGCGGGAACGGGTCCGCCGGCCCCGCGCCGCGTACCGACGAGGTGCCGGCGGGCGGGCTGCGCTTCCCCGCGGGCTTCGGCTGGGGGGCGGCCACCTCGGCGTACCAGATCGAGGGCGCCGCCAAGGAGGACGGCCGGGGCGAGTCGGTCTGGGACACCTTCAGCCGTACGCCGGGCCGCACCCGCAACGGCGACACCGGCGACGTCGCCGCCGACCACTACCACCGGTACGCCGAGGACCTGGACCTGATGCACGACCTCGGGCTGGCCAGCTACCGGTTCTCCATCTCCTGGCCCCGCGTGCAGGCCGACGGCACCGGCGCGGCCAACCAGCGCGGACTCGACTTCTACCGCCGCCTTGTCGACGGGCTGCACGAGCGGGGCATCGCGCCGATGGCGACACTGTTCCACTGGGACCTGCCACAGGCCCTTCAGGACGAAGGCGGCTGGGAGTCGCGCGACGTCGCCCACCGGTTCGCCGACTACGCCGAGATCGTCTTCCGCGCGCTCGGCGACCGGGTGCCGGTCTGGCTGACCGTCAACGAGCCGAAGACGGTGGTGCAGAACGGCTACCTCGAAGGACACCACGCCCCGGGCCGCCAGGACCCGGACGCCGCGTACCTGGTCGCCCACCACCTGCACCTGGCCCACGGGCTCGCCGTGGCGGCGCACCGCGCCACCGGCGCCGGCCGGATCGGCCCGGCACTCAACCTGCACCCCTGCTACCCGGCCGACGACTCGCCCGAGGCGGCCCGGGCCGCCCGGCTCCACGATGGCTACGAGAACCGCCTCTACCTCGACCCGATCCTCACCGGCCGTTACCCCCAGGACGTGCTCGACGACCTCGGCCCGGACAGCCGGCTGGCCCGCGGCGTCCGCGACGGCGACCTGGCCACCATCTCCGCGCCGGTCGACCTGCTCGCCGTCCAGTACTACACGCCGTACTACCTCACCGCCGACGGCACGACCACCCGGCGCTGGCCCACCTCGCAGGCCCCCTGGCAGCAGATCCACCCCGACGGGATGTACGACATCCTCACCCGGGTGACCCGCGACTACGGCCCGATCCCGCTGACCGTCACCGAGAACGGGCTGCCCAGCCCGGACACCCTCGACGCCGACGGCACGGTCGACGACGCCGGGCGGGTCACCTTCCTGCGCGACCACCTCGCCGCCGTCCACCGGGCCGTGGCCGACGGCGTGCCGCTGGAGAGTTACCACGTCTGGTCCCTGCTCGACAACTTCGAGTGGGACGCGGGGTACGACGAGCGCTGGGGTCTGGTCTATGTGGACTACCAGACCCAGCGGCGCGTGCTCAAGCGCAGCGCCCACTGGTACCGCCAGGTCATCGCCGCCAACGGCATCTGA
- a CDS encoding sensor histidine kinase, with translation MGAGPEASDGVVSHHRRRFDVRVVPHRRRSPFRLRDWRMRTKLTTVLVIPSVAFLVLAGVQTHTLVGRTTALGDFAQQVGIGREIVAVVHQLQQERDRAAGELGELRRGGAGADRDATIVELKPMQSATDQALRELRRAAEPLADADASWRVAYSEVLAAYDQVIYIRAAIPPAVLGSDTILSNYHRAVDALLRLLAEPSPGENRPALSDAVLRYVQLARVKELSSRVRAQLYEAARTGRYGVEDRVVLTDLRAQQLTALGAFRVAATAEQIRRYDETSVDPAFLAAARLEEQSLPTGAATPTVLPAPQWWAAGEQRQELLRRVEASVLDDAVRQADEVSATQLRTTLLVVGSIVTVLLVGLLISVLVGRSVARSMRLLRGQALRIAQLELPDALDRLRTVTGGVPTIEVPPAVVRSLDEIGELAEAFVAVHRSAVNVAVEQATTRRNVNAMFVNLARRSQVLVERQLELLDDLEREESDPDQLENLFKLDHLAARMRRNDDSLLVLAGTEATRRWNRPVGLGAMLLAASAEIEQYQRVRPGSVADLHVVGHAVGELVHILAELLENATSFSRPDTVVAVTARADGAGAVIEITDQGLGMSPTALAEANAVLATPPAADVATVERMGLFVVSHLAARLGVEVRLDGGEDGLVARVRLPGGLLAPAPEWAAPVPARMLTATAGAAWDGLPPGELPVAGRPPVWGGVRPAGELPVAGRRPEDPPRQARPAPVRAEAVLAPASRPSAPAGEGWWSRQGPVPGPVPETSPTPPAVPVTGGTNERGLPVRVPMAQLSAVSRPVQPAVRHDPDPEAVGGMLSRFYSGVRRAEAEETTEIFMPPGGVRSEGGQR, from the coding sequence GTGGGAGCAGGTCCGGAAGCGTCCGACGGCGTGGTGTCGCACCATCGCCGCCGGTTCGACGTCCGGGTCGTCCCGCACCGCCGCCGTTCCCCGTTCCGGTTGCGGGACTGGCGGATGCGCACCAAGCTCACCACGGTGCTGGTCATTCCGTCGGTCGCGTTCCTGGTGCTGGCCGGCGTGCAGACCCACACCCTGGTCGGTCGGACGACCGCGCTGGGCGACTTCGCCCAGCAGGTGGGCATCGGCCGGGAGATCGTCGCGGTGGTGCACCAGCTCCAGCAGGAACGTGACCGGGCCGCGGGCGAGCTGGGTGAGCTGCGCCGCGGCGGCGCGGGTGCCGACCGGGACGCGACGATCGTCGAGCTGAAGCCGATGCAGAGCGCCACCGACCAGGCACTGCGTGAACTGCGTCGGGCCGCCGAGCCGCTGGCCGACGCCGACGCGTCCTGGCGGGTCGCCTACTCCGAGGTGTTGGCGGCCTATGACCAGGTCATCTACATCCGGGCCGCGATCCCGCCGGCGGTGCTCGGCAGCGACACCATCCTCAGCAACTATCACCGGGCCGTCGACGCGTTGCTCCGCCTCCTGGCCGAGCCCTCGCCGGGCGAGAACCGGCCCGCCCTCAGCGACGCGGTGCTGCGCTACGTGCAGCTCGCCCGGGTCAAGGAGCTCTCCTCGCGGGTGCGGGCCCAGCTCTACGAGGCTGCCCGCACCGGCCGGTACGGCGTGGAGGACCGGGTGGTCCTGACCGACCTGCGCGCCCAGCAGCTCACCGCGTTGGGCGCGTTCCGGGTCGCCGCCACCGCCGAGCAGATCCGCCGCTACGACGAGACCTCGGTGGACCCGGCGTTCCTGGCTGCGGCCCGGCTGGAGGAGCAGAGCCTGCCGACCGGGGCCGCCACGCCGACCGTGCTGCCGGCTCCACAGTGGTGGGCGGCCGGCGAGCAGCGCCAGGAGTTGCTCCGCCGGGTCGAGGCGTCGGTGCTCGACGACGCCGTACGGCAGGCCGACGAGGTCAGTGCGACGCAGCTGCGGACCACGCTGCTGGTCGTCGGCAGCATCGTCACGGTACTCCTGGTCGGCCTGCTCATCTCCGTGCTCGTCGGCCGGTCCGTCGCCCGGTCGATGCGGCTGCTGCGCGGCCAGGCGCTGCGGATCGCCCAGCTGGAACTGCCGGACGCCCTCGACCGGCTGCGTACCGTGACCGGGGGCGTCCCCACGATCGAGGTCCCGCCGGCGGTGGTCCGTTCGCTCGACGAGATCGGCGAGCTGGCGGAGGCGTTCGTCGCGGTGCACCGCAGCGCGGTCAACGTCGCCGTCGAGCAGGCCACCACCCGGCGTAACGTCAATGCGATGTTCGTCAACCTGGCCCGGCGCAGCCAGGTGCTCGTGGAGCGCCAGCTGGAGCTGCTCGACGACCTGGAACGCGAGGAGAGCGACCCGGACCAGCTGGAGAACCTGTTCAAGCTCGACCACCTGGCCGCCCGGATGCGACGCAACGACGACAGCCTGCTGGTGCTGGCCGGCACCGAGGCGACCCGCCGGTGGAACCGACCGGTGGGGCTCGGCGCGATGCTGCTGGCCGCCAGCGCGGAGATCGAGCAGTACCAGCGGGTCCGGCCCGGATCGGTGGCCGACCTGCACGTCGTCGGCCACGCCGTGGGCGAGCTGGTCCACATTCTCGCGGAGCTGCTGGAGAACGCCACCTCCTTCTCCCGTCCGGACACGGTCGTGGCGGTCACCGCCCGGGCCGACGGCGCCGGGGCGGTCATCGAGATCACCGACCAGGGGCTCGGTATGAGCCCGACCGCCCTGGCGGAGGCGAACGCCGTGCTCGCCACCCCGCCCGCCGCCGACGTGGCGACGGTCGAGCGGATGGGCCTGTTCGTGGTCAGCCACCTGGCGGCCCGGCTCGGCGTCGAGGTGCGTCTGGACGGCGGCGAGGATGGTCTCGTCGCCCGGGTGCGGCTGCCCGGCGGCCTGCTGGCCCCGGCACCGGAGTGGGCGGCGCCGGTCCCGGCGCGGATGCTGACCGCCACGGCCGGCGCGGCCTGGGACGGCCTGCCGCCCGGCGAACTGCCGGTGGCGGGGCGACCGCCGGTCTGGGGCGGGGTGCGGCCGGCGGGCGAGCTGCCGGTGGCCGGGCGGCGGCCGGAGGACCCGCCCCGGCAGGCCCGGCCGGCCCCGGTCCGGGCCGAAGCCGTGCTTGCCCCGGCCAGCCGGCCGTCCGCGCCGGCCGGTGAGGGCTGGTGGTCCCGGCAGGGGCCGGTGCCCGGCCCGGTGCCGGAGACCTCACCCACCCCGCCGGCCGTGCCGGTCACCGGCGGAACCAACGAGCGTGGCCTGCCTGTCCGGGTGCCGATGGCGCAGCTCTCCGCCGTCAGCCGTCCCGTGCAGCCGGCGGTGCGCCACGATCCCGACCCGGAGGCGGTCGGGGGGATGTTGTCCCGGTTCTACAGCGGGGTACGGCGGGCAGAGGCCGAGGAAACCACCGAGATTTTCATGCCGCCGGGCGGCGTACGCAGCGAAGGGGGACAGCGATGA
- a CDS encoding helix-turn-helix transcriptional regulator — protein sequence MDRPLLAEFLRSRRARVRPEDVGLPPGVRRRTPGLRREEVAQLAGISVDYYNRLEQARAPRPSRQVLAALGRALLLYPTERSHLFRLAGEVPDPPASPDDVVPHGLRHLLDRLTDTPAYVIDARYDLLAWNSLAVVVLGDPDDWAPGERNLAWRMFRGRPAPDVDEAGAWAVAARCVADLRAASGRYPDDAALRRLLAGLRADSPEFDRRWRDQPVCVRDGSDRIRLTHRAVGELTLDREALELAGSGQRLVVHTAAPGSRSAEALRLLTVIGTQWRPAPAS from the coding sequence ATGGACCGTCCACTGCTCGCCGAGTTCCTGCGCAGCCGCCGCGCCCGGGTACGCCCGGAGGACGTCGGGCTGCCGCCTGGCGTACGGCGGCGTACTCCGGGCCTGCGCCGGGAGGAGGTCGCCCAGCTCGCCGGGATTTCGGTCGACTACTACAACCGGCTGGAGCAGGCTCGCGCACCCCGGCCGTCCCGGCAGGTGCTGGCCGCGTTGGGGCGTGCCCTGCTGCTGTACCCGACCGAGCGGTCGCACCTGTTCCGGCTGGCCGGCGAGGTGCCCGATCCGCCGGCCAGCCCGGACGACGTCGTGCCGCACGGGCTCCGGCATCTGCTCGACCGGCTCACCGACACGCCCGCCTACGTCATCGACGCCCGGTACGACCTGCTCGCCTGGAACTCGCTGGCGGTGGTCGTGCTGGGTGACCCGGACGACTGGGCGCCGGGCGAGCGCAACCTCGCCTGGCGGATGTTCCGGGGCCGGCCGGCCCCCGACGTCGACGAGGCCGGCGCGTGGGCCGTCGCCGCGCGGTGCGTGGCGGACCTGCGCGCGGCGTCCGGCCGCTACCCGGACGATGCGGCCCTGCGGCGGCTGCTGGCCGGGTTGCGCGCCGACAGCCCCGAGTTCGACCGCCGCTGGCGGGATCAACCGGTCTGCGTACGCGACGGATCGGACCGGATTCGCCTGACCCACCGGGCGGTGGGCGAGCTGACGCTGGACCGCGAGGCGCTGGAGTTGGCCGGGAGCGGGCAGCGGCTCGTCGTGCACACCGCCGCACCGGGCAGCCGGTCGGCCGAGGCGCTGCGGCTGCTGACCGTCATCGGAACGCAGTGGCGGCCGGCGCCGGCGAGCTGA